Part of the Nycticebus coucang isolate mNycCou1 chromosome 22, mNycCou1.pri, whole genome shotgun sequence genome, CCTGCAGCCCCTGCCGGTCCTGTCCTCCCTCGCCCCCGGACGGTCAGTGTGGGTGACTCACTTACGAGTTGACTTCAACCACGTGTAGCTTCCATGGCGGCCTTGGAGGCCCTGGGGGAGAAGATTAACATCCTGGAGGCAGAGACCGTCAAGGTTGGGGAGAGGGACCAACTGGGGAACGACTGTCCAGAGCAGGGCAGGTTACCACAGCGCTCCTGGAGGCAGAAGTGCGCCTCCTACGTGCTGGCCTTGAGGCCCTGGAGCTTCAGTGCCTCACTCACCCCAGTGGCCCTGGGCAGTGCTCTGGCATACAGATCTCATGGCGTCCTGGATCCCAGGCTGTTGGTGGGTTGTGCAGTGGCTGTCCTGGCTGTGCACGGGGCCGGCAATTTGGTCAACACTTATTATGACTTTTCCAAGGGTATTGACCACAAAAAGAGTGATGATAGGACCCTAGTAGACCGAATCTTGGAGCCCCAGGATGTTGTTTGGTTTGGAGTCTTCCTCTATACCTTGGGCTGTGTCTGTGCCGCTTGCCTCTACTCCCTGTCCCCTCTGAAGCTGGAGCACTTGGCTCTCATCTACTTTGGAGGCCTGTCTGGCTCCTTTCTCTACACAGGAGGTAAGAATTGGCCTGTTTCCTGTACTGCAGGTCTTAGTCGCATGTACTAGAAACTGCTGCTTTGTATAGGAGTTACAGGATTATCaaaggttcttttctttctttctgttttttttttttttggttgcagtttggctggtgttgggttcgaacctgccaccctcagtatatggggctggtgccctattcactgagccacaggtgccgccccaaaggTTATTTTCTAAATTAGGCCACTTCACTTGAAATCTATAATGTGTGGGTCATGTTTatggtttttttgaaaatagttgAAAAGATGTTGGCTTGACTTAACAGATGTTGGGCATGATTCTATATGTGGACATTTTTAGTATCTAATTTCCTTTTGTGAATCATACTTTATAATGCCACAGTTTCAAGAATTAGTGGAATTGAATTTCAAAAGCTCAAAATTGTAGAGCTTATTATGTCCAGCTGTTTTGCTAGGTGACTTCTTACAGGAGGCTGATTGAGGTAGTAAGGTAGTAAGGGAAAAGTGGTCAAGccctatttattgagcaccttttatgtgccaggcactgttctataTGAACACAGCAGTCACAGATCCTTGCCCTTGTGAAACTTAAAACATATcatgagaaaagacagaaataaaaaatagtaaattatagTTACAGTGACCAATGTTCAGGACCAAGTCACTTCCCAGGATGTGGATGTTTTTGGTGCTAAAGCCAGGAGAGTTCCTGGTAAACCAAGTTGACTTGGTCACCCTGACTTTAATATACATAAGATGATAAATGCTAAGGGGGGAAAAGTAGAGCAAAGAAGGGGGACACAGATTACTATATTAAATAGTTTAGATCAGGATAGGCTTTATCAAAAAAAGTAGTGCTTGAGCTGGATTGAAGGAGGTGAGAGATGAGGAAGTTGGCTAAGGAGGTATGTGGGGGAAGAGTGTTTTAGCAAAAGGGAACAGCAATTCCCAAAGGCCTTCCGGCAGCAGTTGGCCTGAAGAGCTTGGGGAACAGTGTGGAGTCCAGTGTCTGAATGAGGGAGAGAGTAAAGGTAGTAAGAGAAACAGAAGAATTTCATTTGGGAGAGTAGGGAGGCAGAACACAAATTATACAAGCCTTGTAGGCCACTGAAATGGAGCAGCCTTTGCAGGCTAAGGTATTGAGAGTGGATCGAGGGAATGGGCAAGGGTAGATGCAGGAAGAACATTAGGAAGTTCTTGCATAATCCAGGTAAGAGATGTTCAGTGGCTTGGATCCAGGGCGTGAATTGGATGTGCggaagagagaaacaggaatTAAGCATAACTCAAAAGTTTTGACCTGAGCAACTGTGAGATGGAGGAAGTGGAGGGTAGAGGGTAGAATGggtttggggggcgggggggatcAAATTGACTTTGAACATCTTAGTGTCTGAGATCTCCAAGGGGTGATGTCAAATGTTTAGGTGGATATATATGAGTCCAAGTTCAGGGAAGACGTCTGGGCTAGAGATGTAGGTATTTGGGAGTCATTGGCATATAAAGTTTAGATCTGGGTGAGATTAGTAGAGGAGGGAGTGTTGGTAGAAAAGTGAGGAGGATCAGGACTGAGCCCTGGGGCACATTCGAACATTAACAGgtggaggagaagaggaggagcaggTAGAGGGGACTAAAAGGAGAACCAAGAAGCTATGGTGTCCTGGCAGCCACTTGTGAAATGATCAACAAGAGAAATCAATGAGGTGCTGTAATAGAAAGAATGAGGTGGTGGTGCTGAAGGAAAGAGACCCTCTCTGAAGATGACATTTAAACTAAAACTTGAAGGAAGGATAAGGAGTCAGCCATGGGACAGAATTGGAGTGTTATGGTGATTCCCACTCCTTTGGGGCTGAAGGACCAGCAAATGCAAATGTTCTGGGTGGAAGAGAGCCAGAGGGAGAATGAGATACAGTTGGAGAGGTGGGTGGGGGCTAGATtgttctggtcttttttttttttttttcctgagatggtCTTGCTCTGATGCATGGGCTAAAGTACAGAGGCACCATGGTAGCTCATTGTGTAATCTCAATTACCGGGCTCCAGCCATACtactcccacctcaacctcccaagtcgctgggactgtaggcacatgttgccatgcctggctagtttttaaaattttttgtagaggtggagtcttgccatattgcccaggctggtcttgaactcatggcctcaagtgatcttctgcctGGGGCTCCCAAAATGTTAGGGTTACAGGCTTAAGTCACCACGCCCATCCTCTGGGTTTAAAATGCCCAACTTCCAGGGCCCAGACCTTGGACCTCCTTTCACTGTCTTCCTTAGCTTCCTTGATGATTTTAGCCAGTGTCATGACTTCGGATGACAACTCTTAAACTGGTGACTCTCAAACTCACGACTCATATCCTACCTCTTAGTAACTTCTAGAGGCCACACAGAAACCAAACTCCTCTCTTTTCCCCAAAGTAACCAGCTCCACCTACAGTTTTTCCCATTTGTTCAGTGACAACTTCATCCTTTTAGTTCTTCAGGCCAAAGTCATGGGCATTGTCCTTGACTTTTCTCTCACATTTCACATCCAGTTTATCAGCAAGTTCTGATTCTACTTCCAAAATGCATTTGGGATCTGACCTCTTCTCATTATCTCCAACCACTAGGGTGGTTTAATACACAGCAGGCTCCTAACTGGTCTCTGCATGTGACCTTGTCCCTTTCAGGCTGTTCCCAAATCAGCTCCCAGAGTAATACTGTTATAGCATAAGGCAGCCATGTCAGTCCTGCTCAGAACTCTCCAGTGGCTCCCATCTCGTAAAGGCCAAAGTCTTTACAGTGAACCCCATGGGCTTATATTCCCTGGCTACCTGCTGTCCTCCCTGCAACTCTCTGAcctgccttcctctcttcctgctCTCCCTGGGCTAGTCACACTGCCCTCCTTTCTGGTCCAGGACCATACCAGGAACGCCCCTTTCCCAGGTCCTTTGTAGTTCTTCTGTCTGGTGGTTCTCTGACCTCTAACCATTTGGTCAAACATCAACTGCCTAGTGAGGCCTTGCTCTCtgtcttatttaaaattatacccCCTTGCCCTCCCTGCtgctcttttctgctttatttttcttcacagcgTGTATTACCTTCATATAAAGTACTTCTTTGGTTAATTATCTTTCCTCTTAGACTGTGAGTCCCTTGTGGTTAAggatttctgtctctctctctctcttttttttttgaaacagtctcactctgttgccctgggtagagtgctatggcatcacagctcacagcaacttcaaactcttgggctcaagcgatcttcttgcctcagcctcctgagtagctgggactacaggtgcctgccacaacgcctggctaatatttctatttttgctagagacaggattttgctcttgcttaggatggtctggaactcctgagctcaggtaatctaccttcctcagcttcccggagtgccaggattacaggtgcgagcaaCCATATCCGGCTTTCACTTTATTCTTAGCTGACCCTTTAGTGTTCAGAACAAGACCTggcatataattttttgttttttgagacaggatctcactttgtcacccaaactagagtacagtggcacagtcacagcttactgcagcctgCAGCTCCTTCTTCACCGTCCCAAGTAGCTATAATAGATTATAGGCgcatgctaccatgcccagctttttcttttttaatttttttttggaaagttgggggtcttgctgtgctgcccaggctggtcttgaactcttggcctcaagcagtcctcccaaaTGCTGAGATTACGGGGATGAACTACAGCACCTGGCCCTGGCATTACAGTAACATtagttaataaatttttattaaatgaacaaatgggaagaCATTGAAATATATCGAGCTGAGTAATGACATAATCTGGTTtcgtttttttttaagttgacttCTATTGACATATAATTGACATCAGTGAAATGCACAGATCTTTAGTGTTACAATTTGATGAATCTCAATAAATGCTTATAGCTGTGTAACCCAGCTCCGTCAGGAtgcagaacatttccatcagccCTGGAAGCTTTGTGCTTCTTGCCCATCTATTCCACTCTCCTTGCCCTATCCAGAGCAacttcttttctgatttctttcacatagattagttttgcctgatCTAGAATGGAACATAAATGGACCCATTCAGTATGAACTAGTTAGATATGCATGTATCTTAATTTATTTCAGTACAAACGCTTACATCTGGCTTCTTTTCGCAACATGTTTTTGGGATTCATCCTGTTGATGTGTATTAgtagttcctttttattgctgggcAGCATTCCcttgtatgaatataccataatttgtttaacCATTCTCCTGTTCAAGGACATTTGGACTGTTCtgtattttggctattctgaCTGAACGTTTATGTGCAAgtctttttgtgttttcatttctcttgggtaaatgccTAGGAATGGAACTGCTGGGAGAGAGGGTAGGTACTGTTTATTAAGAAACTGCGAGCTGTCTCCGAGTGAtcatacatgggtcattatgaaagttttgtgatacgcaaaaatcaagaaacataaaatcctcgtacatggaaacaaatgaagccctctcagcagcactgataagctgagcaagtggAAACTTACACAAGTagtcagaaaggatgctgtggaCTATTTCTTAGAAgagaaataatggaccataacacagtctgtctcaaaactttcctggTGACCTACGGACTGCATTACATTCCCACCCTTAATTATGTGAGGGCTCTAGTTGCCCTGCATCCTTGCCTACTTTCTGATTTATGTTTTAACAAATCAATTCTGGCTGCTTTGGCCCATTAGTATTTCACTGTGCAGGCTCATTCAGAAAATGGTGTTGGAAGGGGTGGGAATgcctaaaaagaaatgcaatctCAAGTGGATTGCGTCTCTGAGTCTGGGGGAGCATACAAGCCTTGGGCTATATATTGGATGTGAGGACACAGGGCTTTCTCCCCAAGGGCTCTGTCCTTTTCTTGTGTCATATAACCTCAGGCACATTACGAGACCTTTCTGATCTCTAGAGTGGGTTTGTGCTTGGTTTTTGTGTGAGACCTATATAAGGTGAGGACACAGGCCTCTGCTCAACTTTACTCATGTCCCTTTTTGCCAAATGATCTGAGGAGGTGTTCTTGAAGAACTCAGCCAAAGGTTAAGGCTGTAGTGCTGTTGCGTTTTCTTCCACAGCCAGAGCCCTGAAGTAGGCTTGGGGAGctgagaaaataagcaaaagaagaaagggcAGCTGGTGAGGACACTTACTAGATCTGTGCCGGCAGTATCCCTGCCAGCCTCTTCTTTGGGCAGGAGTAGTCCCCTAAATGTGTGCGATATTGCAGGCGACATCAGTTTACTAATTTAGAAATAGAGCTGGCATTTTCTGCTTGTGGAAACTTCCTCCTGCATGGCATGTCCTCAGACAACcaaattatttctcaaaacatAGCTTGGAGGGCATGAAATTGGCTTCCTGGGTGTTGGGGAGTGGGGCCCGACTGTGATGCCCTCCTTGGGCATGGTTGGTTCTAAAGCCAAGGAGCCTCAACTGCTAATGGGAAGGTAACCTTGGGCTGAATCTTGTTCCTTGGCTCTCAtcgttttattttaaaatttttttggtggctgggcatggtggcttacgtcaataatcctagcactctgggaggctgaggcaggtggattgcctgagctcagttcaaggacagcctgaggaagagtgagactcccgtctctattaaaaatagtaaaaaactaACTGGGTTTTGTAGctggggcctatagtcccagctacttgggatgctgaagcaagggaatggaatcgcttgagcccaagagtttgaggttgttgtgagctacaatgccacagcactttacctagggcacagagtgagattcttgtctccaaacaaataaaaataattttttttgagacagagtctggctgtgttgcccaggctggaaagcaatggcatgatcatagctcactgcaccctcaaactcctgggctcaagcagtcctcctgcttcagcctcccaaagggctgtgattacaggtgtgagccactttgctgGGCTCCCGTGGTTTTAGATCCTCTGCAGACCACTGTCATTTATATCATTTTAAGCTGATTGAAATGTGCTTGATCACTAAgagctttctttattttctgatcCTATGGCCACACCTTGTAGCCTGGTTAGATCTGGAGTTTCTTAAGCTTCTGTAGCAGTATGTGTGTGGGTCACTTCTTTCAGTGGGCACCTGGCACCTGGTTTACTTTTTCAGTCTGAGTGGGAGGTTTTTCCTGACTTTGAGCCCAAATTCTAGGTGCTTGTTACTGTAGCTCTGTGTTCAGTTCAGCCTTCACACCAAGCATCAGGGAGTGAGCTGTGAACGAGCCAGACGCAGGCTGAGCCTTCATGGGACTTACAGTTTGATGGGAAAGGCAGTGATTATGTAATTGGAAGCTTGATAAGAGAAGTTTATAAAAGCAGTAGTCAGGTTGTCATGGATCAGGAGGACCGAATGTGGTTTAGGGAGTGAAGACAGGCtgtcctttgagacagagtctaattttgtaccctgggtagagttcatggcatcatagctgataTCCTTAAAGTACCTGCAAATCAGCATGTTACACGGATGATGAAACAATTGAACATAGACTTCTGGATAGCTGAAGCTACCAGAAGAAAATCTCTGAGCAGTGAGGAAAGTGAACATCACAGTGCCCAAGTTAACTCAGCCACCCAGAGGAAAAGTCTACACGTGACATAATACTTTGCCTtaggttgattttttttgagacagagtttcactatttcaccctcagtagagtaccgtggcgtcacagctcacagcaacgtcaaactcttgggcttgagcaattctcttgcctcaggttccccagtagctgggactacaggcatatgctaccatgcctggctattttttctgttttcattagagatagggtcttgctcctgctcagccttgtcttgaactcctgaactcagtcagtctacctgcctcagcctctcagagtgctggaattataggcatgagctactgtgctccACCAGGAGAGGCTGTCTTGAGGAATGATCTTAAAGGGTCAGAAGGCCTTTGCCAAGCAGAGAGGGGTATCTGAAGGCCCTGAGGAACTGAAAAAAATctcaggggagggaagggaggagagacgGGCAGGGCCAGAGGTGATCTGGGATAAAGATCTGGGACTTTCATCCCCAGAGTGAGTTGCCGATAAATCTTTAAGACTTCTCAGTGTAGgctgggggaaggagggtggTCAGGGTACGATTTCTAAAGACTCACTCTAACTGCCCTGTGGAGATTAGGGATGGGGAGAGACTGATTTGGAGAGTGTTTGGATTTGAGATTGGAATGAAATGGGATGGAGAGAATGGGCAGATTTGCCAAAAGTGAGATAGGCTTCGAAGTAGAATATCAGGACGAGTGGGAGTTAGGGGTGATTTTGTTTTAACCTCACGGGAACTGGGGAAGGGAAGCAGTATCATGACTCTTATGTCCTGACCATTTTGCTCATTGCAGGGCGAAACTttctttttgtgggttttttagAGACCCTGAAGTTTCACTGTGATTCACTGGGTTtttcaaaaccagaaaaggaggCAGAGAAGTAGGGGGCTGGGCAGCTCTTCTCTGAGGGACTGGTCTCACAGAATCTCGCGGGAGTTGGGGAAGGGTGAAAAGAGCCAACTGGATTGTAAGACCATTAGATCCTTCCCAGTCTCTTCCATTGAACTGTGTGCACCCAAGTGCTGTCTGTTGAGGGATAACAGGAAGGGAAACTTGGGTACCAGCCTGGGAAGAGGGACTTGGAAACCTAACTGGGCATCCTCTCTGTACCTGTGTCACTGGAGAAGCAGGCAGATTTTGCTCTGGAGGGAAAGCAAGGGAATGAGTGCCTACCCTCATGGTCTAAGGATTCACGTTCCCAGCCAGAGGTGGCCTGCCTCTTGACTGGTGAATAGTCCTAAGTTCCCACCTTCATCTCACACCAACTCTTTCGGTTTTCTGGCCGCAGGAATTGGATTCAAGTATGTGGCTCTGGGAGACCTCATCATCCTCATCACCTTTGGCCCGCTGGCTGTGATGTTCGCCTACGCCGTCCAGGTGGGATCCCTGGCCATCTTTCCACTGGTCTATGCTATCCCCCTTGCCCTTAGCACCGAGGCCATTCTCCATTCCAACAACACCAGGGACATGGAGTCCGACCGGGAAGCTGGCATCGTCACGCTTGCCATCCTCATCGGCCCCACCTTCTCCTACATTCTCTACAACACGCTGCTCTTCCTGCCCTACCTGGTCTTCAGTATCCTGGCCATTCACTGCAGCATCAGCCTGGCTTTGCCCCTGCTCACTATCCCCATGGCTTTTTCCCTTGAGAGACAGTTCCGAAGCCAGGCCTTCAACAAGTTGCCCCAGAGGACTGCCAAGCTCAACCTCCTGCTGGGACTTTTCTATGTCTTTGGCATTATTCTGGCACCAGCAGGCAGTCTGCCCAAACTTTAAGGG contains:
- the UBIAD1 gene encoding ubiA prenyltransferase domain-containing protein 1 — encoded protein: MAALEALGEKINILEAETVKVGERDQLGNDCPEQGRLPQRSWRQKCASYVLALRPWSFSASLTPVALGSALAYRSHGVLDPRLLVGCAVAVLAVHGAGNLVNTYYDFSKGIDHKKSDDRTLVDRILEPQDVVWFGVFLYTLGCVCAACLYSLSPLKLEHLALIYFGGLSGSFLYTGGIGFKYVALGDLIILITFGPLAVMFAYAVQVGSLAIFPLVYAIPLALSTEAILHSNNTRDMESDREAGIVTLAILIGPTFSYILYNTLLFLPYLVFSILAIHCSISLALPLLTIPMAFSLERQFRSQAFNKLPQRTAKLNLLLGLFYVFGIILAPAGSLPKL